In a genomic window of uncultured Flavobacterium sp.:
- a CDS encoding nucleoside permease, with product MGIKNRLIIMSFLQFFVWGAWLITIGNYWFGTKNWEGTQFGLVFGTMGIASLFMPTLTGIIADRWINAEKLYGFLHIIYAVVLFSIAHVTTPDNFIYVMFAAMCCYMPTIALSNSISYTSLKLNNKNIVKDFPPIRVWGTIGFIAAMWITNLSGSKATEYQFYIAGVGALILGIYAFTLPKCEPQRLTKEDASLTETLGLEAFKLFGNYKMALFFVFSMFLGGALQLTNAYGDVFLDEFKHFPKYADSFVIKYSTIIMSISQVSETLFILAIPFFLRRFGIKQVMLISMLAWVLRFGLFAFGDPVGGLWMIIMSCIVYGMAFDFFNISGSLFVESNTDSKIRSSAQGLFMMMTNGVGAVLGSLTSGWAIDRFFTKSFHNTTELAGFLQTDTTNSKMLDFVKGQGNTISTDGIFTNPILMKDWHTIWLSFAAYALVIAIAFAVLFKHKHDPKEIENLSH from the coding sequence ATGGGAATTAAAAACAGGTTGATTATAATGAGCTTTCTTCAATTTTTTGTTTGGGGAGCGTGGCTTATAACAATTGGAAATTATTGGTTTGGTACTAAAAATTGGGAAGGAACTCAGTTTGGTCTTGTTTTCGGAACCATGGGAATTGCCTCTTTATTCATGCCTACATTAACAGGAATCATTGCTGACAGATGGATAAATGCTGAAAAATTATATGGTTTTTTACATATAATATATGCAGTAGTTTTGTTTAGTATTGCACATGTAACAACTCCTGACAATTTTATTTACGTAATGTTTGCCGCAATGTGTTGCTATATGCCAACAATTGCATTAAGTAATTCGATTTCGTACACTTCACTGAAATTAAACAATAAAAACATTGTAAAAGATTTTCCACCAATTCGTGTTTGGGGAACTATTGGTTTTATTGCCGCAATGTGGATTACTAATTTAAGCGGAAGTAAAGCAACCGAATATCAGTTTTATATTGCTGGAGTTGGCGCTTTAATTCTTGGGATTTATGCTTTTACATTACCAAAATGTGAACCACAACGTTTGACTAAAGAAGATGCTTCATTGACTGAAACTTTAGGATTAGAAGCTTTTAAATTATTCGGAAATTATAAAATGGCTTTGTTTTTTGTGTTTTCTATGTTTTTAGGAGGCGCTTTGCAATTGACAAATGCTTATGGAGATGTATTCTTAGATGAATTTAAGCATTTTCCAAAATATGCAGATTCATTCGTAATTAAGTATTCAACTATTATTATGTCGATTTCTCAGGTTTCTGAGACTTTATTTATCTTGGCGATTCCTTTTTTCTTAAGACGTTTTGGAATCAAACAAGTTATGTTGATTAGTATGTTGGCTTGGGTATTGCGTTTCGGATTATTTGCTTTTGGAGATCCTGTTGGAGGATTATGGATGATTATTATGTCATGTATCGTTTACGGAATGGCATTTGATTTCTTTAATATCTCAGGTTCTTTATTTGTAGAAAGTAATACTGATTCTAAAATTCGTTCATCAGCTCAAGGTTTATTCATGATGATGACAAATGGAGTAGGAGCAGTTTTAGGAAGTTTAACTTCTGGTTGGGCAATTGATCGTTTCTTTACAAAATCATTCCACAATACAACTGAATTAGCTGGATTTTTACAAACTGATACTACAAACTCAAAAATGCTTGATTTTGTAAAGGGTCAGGGAAATACAATTTCTACAGACGGAATTTTTACAAATCCAATTTTAATGAAAGACTGGCATACAATCTGGTTGTCATTCGCAGCTTATGCTTTGGTAATTGCTATTGCTTTTGCTGTTTTATTTAAACATAAACATGATCCAAAAGAAATTGAGAATTTGAGTCATTAA
- the cmk gene encoding (d)CMP kinase, whose protein sequence is MKKITIAIDGFSSTGKSTLAKQLAKELEYVYVDTGAMYRAVAYFAMQNELIKADFFDKKTLVDSLPNIQLEFKFNADLGFAEMYLNGENVEKQIRTIEVSNFVSKVAEVSEVRSKLVEQQQEMGKNKAIVMDGRDIGTVVFPDAELKIFMTASAETRAQRRFDELQQKGDNVSYEDVLKNVVERDHIDTHREDSPLVIADDAIEIDNSYLNREEQFSAVLELVNDVVKTA, encoded by the coding sequence TTGAAAAAAATTACCATTGCAATTGATGGATTCTCATCAACAGGAAAGAGCACTTTGGCCAAACAATTAGCAAAAGAGCTAGAATATGTTTATGTAGATACCGGAGCAATGTACCGCGCTGTTGCCTATTTTGCAATGCAGAATGAGCTTATTAAAGCTGATTTTTTTGATAAAAAAACTTTAGTAGATTCACTTCCAAATATTCAATTAGAATTTAAATTTAATGCTGATCTTGGTTTTGCTGAGATGTATTTGAATGGTGAAAATGTCGAAAAACAAATTAGAACTATTGAAGTTTCTAATTTTGTAAGTAAAGTAGCCGAAGTTTCTGAAGTGCGTTCTAAATTAGTAGAACAACAACAAGAAATGGGAAAAAATAAAGCTATTGTTATGGACGGAAGAGACATAGGAACAGTAGTTTTTCCAGATGCTGAACTTAAAATTTTCATGACTGCGAGTGCAGAAACACGTGCTCAAAGACGTTTTGACGAACTGCAGCAAAAAGGTGATAATGTTTCTTATGAAGATGTTTTGAAAAATGTTGTAGAAAGAGATCATATAGATACGCATCGTGAAGATTCTCCTTTGGTGATTGCAGATGATGCTATAGAAATAGATAATTCTTACCTGAATAGAGAAGAACAATTTTCAGCTGTTTTAGAATTAGTAAATGATGTTGTTAAAACTGCTTAA
- a CDS encoding murein L,D-transpeptidase catalytic domain family protein: MKKIIFAFFVALLFFIGFKIFWKDEKVILLAEKKIDIAQINEVKKVINSNSKYNNRIAFFIDMKIPSGKNRFFVYDLKANKIIDKGLVAHGSGSETGVKGKLRFSNIPNSLSTSLGKYAIGNHYNGRFGKAYKLYGLDSTNSNAFERDIVFHYYFDVPYKEKDGYICNSYGCPMVNKKYFDRIAQIIDNSESDILMSIYY, translated from the coding sequence ATGAAGAAGATCATTTTCGCTTTTTTTGTAGCGCTGTTGTTTTTCATCGGATTTAAAATTTTCTGGAAAGACGAAAAAGTTATTTTATTAGCTGAAAAGAAAATTGATATAGCGCAAATTAACGAAGTCAAGAAAGTAATAAACAGTAATTCGAAGTACAATAATAGGATTGCATTTTTTATTGACATGAAAATTCCTTCTGGTAAAAATCGCTTTTTTGTCTATGATTTAAAAGCTAATAAAATCATAGACAAAGGATTAGTTGCTCATGGTTCCGGATCTGAAACTGGTGTAAAAGGGAAATTGAGATTCAGTAATATTCCAAATTCGCTCAGTACTTCATTAGGAAAATATGCTATAGGAAATCATTACAACGGAAGATTCGGGAAAGCCTATAAACTATACGGATTAGACTCAACAAATAGTAATGCATTTGAGCGAGATATTGTTTTTCATTACTACTTTGATGTTCCGTATAAAGAGAAAGATGGTTATATTTGCAACAGCTACGGTTGTCCCATGGTTAATAAAAAATACTTTGACAGGATAGCACAAATAATAGATAACTCAGAGTCAGATATTCTGATGAGTATTTATTATTAA
- a CDS encoding murein L,D-transpeptidase catalytic domain family protein has protein sequence MKIFSLFLFMTVGFFTGSKHYYKEETSITTMEIERINTRVSEIRNMMSIDPKYNTKIAFFVDMRIPSGKNRFFVYDLVNNKIIDQGLVAHGSGSETGIKGSLRFSNTPNSNCTALGRYSIEKCYKGCFGKSYKLEGLDETNNNALKRAIVLHYYSAVPYEEQDYYISNSHGCPMVNEQFFKRIEKIIDSSKSNIILDIYY, from the coding sequence ATGAAAATATTTAGTTTGTTTTTGTTTATGACAGTAGGTTTTTTTACGGGTTCAAAACACTACTACAAAGAAGAAACTTCTATTACCACTATGGAAATAGAGAGGATTAATACAAGAGTTAGCGAGATAAGAAACATGATGAGTATTGATCCCAAATACAATACTAAAATCGCTTTTTTTGTGGACATGAGAATACCTTCCGGTAAAAATCGTTTTTTTGTTTACGATTTAGTAAACAATAAAATAATCGACCAGGGTCTTGTGGCACACGGTTCAGGATCTGAAACCGGAATAAAAGGAAGTTTAAGATTTAGCAATACACCAAACTCAAACTGCACAGCTTTGGGCAGATATTCTATAGAAAAATGTTATAAAGGATGTTTTGGAAAATCATATAAACTAGAAGGTTTAGACGAAACAAACAATAATGCTTTAAAAAGAGCGATAGTTCTACATTATTATTCAGCGGTTCCTTATGAAGAGCAAGATTATTATATCAGTAATAGTCACGGCTGTCCAATGGTAAATGAGCAATTCTTTAAAAGAATCGAAAAAATAATTGATAGTTCTAAGTCGAATATCATCTTGGATATTTATTACTAA
- the porQ gene encoding type IX secretion system protein PorQ — MLKRFVLLFFSLVCSVSYGQIGGRYTYQFLNLTTSPRQAALGGETITIYDEDVNQVMSNPAALNEDMDNHLAMNYGSYYGEASYGTASYAYTYDRHVQTFYAGMSYVNYGSFEGYDENGQATSSFSGSEGALSLGYAYNVPFTDLHIGATAKLITSTLESYNSIGGAIDVGIMYQIEKNDVNLALVFRNIGTQFTTYSGIQEKLPFEIIAGVSQELEHVPIRWHLSLENLQQWNISFSNPVRGETNIDGSTNSEKVSFVNNALRHVVFGVELFPKRAFNLRLGYNFRRGEELRVVDQRNFSGVSLGFGLKMNKLKFNYSYSRYTLAANTSLFGLILNFQ; from the coding sequence ATGTTAAAACGATTTGTTTTACTTTTTTTTAGTTTAGTTTGTTCGGTTTCTTACGGGCAAATTGGTGGTCGATATACTTATCAGTTTTTAAATTTAACGACTTCACCGCGACAAGCTGCATTAGGAGGTGAAACGATTACAATATACGATGAAGACGTGAATCAGGTAATGTCTAATCCGGCAGCATTAAATGAAGATATGGATAACCATTTAGCAATGAATTATGGTAGTTATTATGGCGAGGCTTCTTACGGAACTGCTTCGTACGCTTATACTTACGATAGACACGTGCAGACGTTTTACGCCGGAATGAGTTATGTAAATTATGGTTCATTTGAAGGATATGACGAAAATGGTCAGGCAACATCCAGCTTTTCAGGTAGCGAAGGCGCGCTATCATTGGGCTACGCGTATAATGTTCCTTTTACAGATTTACATATTGGAGCCACAGCTAAACTAATAACTTCAACTTTAGAAAGTTATAATTCAATTGGTGGTGCAATTGATGTGGGAATTATGTATCAAATTGAAAAAAATGATGTAAATTTGGCACTGGTATTTCGTAATATAGGAACACAGTTTACAACTTATTCCGGTATACAGGAAAAATTACCGTTTGAAATCATTGCAGGAGTTTCTCAGGAATTAGAGCACGTTCCAATTCGTTGGCATCTTTCATTAGAAAATTTGCAACAATGGAATATTTCTTTTTCGAATCCCGTTCGCGGAGAAACCAACATTGATGGATCAACAAATAGCGAGAAGGTTTCGTTTGTAAATAATGCTTTGCGACACGTTGTTTTTGGTGTGGAGCTGTTCCCCAAAAGGGCATTTAATTTGCGTTTAGGATATAATTTTAGAAGAGGTGAAGAATTAAGAGTGGTAGATCAACGCAATTTTTCAGGAGTTTCATTAGGTTTTGGTTTAAAGATGAATAAGTTAAAGTTTAATTATTCATACTCTAGATATACATTGGCAGCAAATACGAGTCTTTTTGGTCTAATTTTAAATTTTCAGTAG
- the lon gene encoding endopeptidase La: MSNHKILTIDNLSLQEFDSEAELIPLLTPEDEEEMNNEELPLSLPILPLRNTVLFPGVVIPISAGRDKSIKLINDANAGGKIIGVVSQINEEDEDPSKDDIHKIGTVARILRVLKMPDGNVTVILQGKKRFEIDEVVSEEPYITATIKEVAEERPEEDDTEFTAILDSVKELAIQIIKESPNIPSEATFAIKNIESQSFLINFVSSNMNLSVKEKQGLLSINGLKDRALETLRYMNVELQKLELKNDIQSKVRFDLDQQQREYFLHQQMKTIQEELGGVSQEEEMDEMGLKAKTKKWDEKTQKHFEKELSKMRRMNPQSPDFGIQRNYLELFLELPWGEYSKDKFDLKHAQKILDKDHFGLEEVKKRMIEHLAVLKLRNDMKSPIICFTGPPGVGKTSIGRSVAEALGREYVRISLGGLRDEAEIRGHRKTYIGAMPGRIIQSLKKAGTSNPVFILDEIDKLSNGNSGDPSSALLEVLDPEQNSAFYDNFLEMGYDLSKVMFIATSNNMSAIQPALRDRMEVIKMSGYTIEEKVEIAKRHLFPKQLEAHGLTTKDLTIGKKQLEKIVEGYTRESGVRNLETKIAQVIRNAAKAVAMEEEYNKKVTDEDIVTVLGVPRLERDKYENNDIAGVVTGLAWTSVGGDILFIESLISEGKGSLSITGNLGTVMKESATIALEYIKANAKKLGLSVELFQKYNIHLHVPEGATPKDGPSAGIAMLTSLVSLLTQKKVKKSLAMTGEITLRGKVLPVGGIKEKILAAKRAGIKEIILCHENKSDIDEIKAEYLEGLSFHYVKEMSEVLALALTDQNVKNAKTLK; this comes from the coding sequence ATGTCAAACCATAAAATACTTACTATTGACAATCTGTCACTTCAAGAATTTGATTCAGAAGCCGAATTAATTCCATTATTAACTCCAGAGGACGAAGAAGAAATGAACAACGAAGAGCTTCCGCTTTCGTTGCCAATTTTACCTTTGCGTAATACCGTTCTTTTTCCGGGAGTTGTAATTCCAATTTCGGCAGGAAGAGATAAATCAATCAAACTAATTAATGATGCCAATGCCGGCGGAAAAATTATTGGTGTAGTTTCTCAAATTAATGAAGAAGACGAAGATCCGTCAAAAGACGATATTCATAAAATAGGAACTGTAGCGAGAATTTTGCGCGTTTTGAAAATGCCTGACGGAAATGTTACGGTTATTTTACAAGGAAAAAAACGTTTTGAAATTGACGAAGTAGTTTCAGAAGAACCTTATATTACTGCAACTATAAAAGAGGTTGCCGAAGAACGTCCGGAAGAAGATGATACGGAATTTACAGCTATTTTAGATTCTGTAAAAGAGTTGGCAATTCAAATTATAAAAGAAAGTCCAAATATTCCGTCAGAAGCTACTTTTGCGATTAAAAACATTGAGAGCCAGTCGTTTTTGATCAATTTTGTTTCTTCTAATATGAATTTATCCGTAAAAGAAAAACAAGGTTTATTGTCTATCAACGGATTAAAAGACAGAGCGCTAGAAACCTTACGTTATATGAACGTTGAGTTGCAAAAATTAGAATTGAAGAATGACATTCAGTCAAAAGTTCGTTTTGATTTAGATCAGCAGCAACGTGAATATTTCTTGCATCAGCAAATGAAAACCATTCAGGAAGAATTGGGAGGCGTTTCGCAAGAGGAAGAAATGGACGAAATGGGACTGAAAGCGAAAACTAAAAAATGGGACGAAAAGACGCAGAAACATTTCGAAAAAGAATTGTCAAAAATGCGTCGTATGAATCCACAATCTCCTGATTTTGGAATTCAGCGTAACTATTTAGAGTTGTTTTTAGAATTGCCTTGGGGCGAATATTCTAAAGATAAATTCGATTTAAAACATGCTCAGAAAATATTAGATAAAGATCATTTTGGACTTGAAGAAGTTAAGAAAAGAATGATTGAACATTTGGCAGTATTGAAACTTCGTAACGATATGAAATCGCCAATTATTTGTTTCACAGGACCTCCGGGAGTTGGTAAAACATCTATTGGACGTTCAGTTGCCGAAGCTCTTGGACGTGAATATGTACGTATTTCGTTAGGTGGTTTACGTGACGAAGCTGAAATTCGCGGACATAGAAAAACCTATATCGGTGCAATGCCAGGACGAATTATTCAGAGTTTGAAAAAAGCCGGAACTTCGAATCCTGTTTTTATTCTGGATGAAATTGACAAGTTGTCAAACGGAAATAGCGGTGATCCATCTTCTGCTTTATTGGAGGTTTTAGATCCGGAGCAAAACAGTGCTTTTTATGATAACTTCCTTGAAATGGGATATGATTTATCTAAAGTGATGTTTATTGCAACTTCTAATAATATGTCGGCAATTCAGCCAGCATTGCGTGACAGAATGGAAGTAATCAAAATGTCAGGTTATACAATTGAAGAGAAAGTTGAAATTGCAAAAAGACACCTTTTCCCAAAACAATTGGAAGCGCATGGATTGACTACTAAAGATTTGACAATTGGCAAAAAACAATTAGAAAAAATCGTAGAAGGTTATACACGTGAATCTGGTGTTCGTAATTTAGAGACAAAAATCGCTCAGGTAATTCGTAACGCTGCAAAAGCAGTTGCAATGGAGGAGGAATACAATAAAAAAGTAACCGACGAAGATATTGTAACCGTTTTGGGTGTGCCAAGATTAGAGCGTGACAAATACGAGAATAATGATATTGCAGGAGTTGTAACAGGTCTTGCATGGACAAGTGTCGGTGGTGATATTTTGTTTATTGAATCTTTAATTTCTGAAGGAAAAGGTTCTTTAAGTATTACAGGAAATTTAGGTACTGTAATGAAAGAATCAGCTACAATTGCATTAGAATACATTAAAGCAAATGCTAAGAAATTAGGTTTAAGTGTTGAGCTTTTCCAAAAATATAATATCCACTTGCACGTTCCGGAAGGAGCAACGCCAAAAGACGGACCAAGTGCAGGTATTGCAATGTTGACTTCTTTGGTTTCTTTGTTAACACAAAAGAAAGTAAAGAAAAGCTTAGCAATGACTGGAGAAATCACGCTTCGTGGAAAAGTTTTACCAGTTGGCGGTATTAAAGAGAAAATCTTAGCTGCGAAGAGAGCTGGTATTAAAGAAATTATTTTATGTCACGAAAACAAAAGTGACATTGACGAAATAAAAGCAGAATACTTAGAAGGCTTGAGTTTTCATTATGTGAAAGAAATGAGCGAAGTTTTAGCTTTGGCTTTGACAGACCAAAATGTAAAAAATGCTAAAACTTTAAAATAA
- a CDS encoding RNA polymerase sigma factor has translation MNITNQNIEELIALCKENNQKAQFEVYNRYCKAMYNVAYRIVKDEHFAQDVMQEGFLKAFTKINDYKQEVAFGAWLKKIIINYSIDFYKKNNAFQVEDLSKTLYKIEENDSFFSENIDLNSLKVKQVLDTILSLKDNYRMVLTLFYIEGYDQEEICEILNISYANCRTTLSRAKESLRKKLEEI, from the coding sequence TTGAACATAACCAATCAAAATATCGAAGAATTAATCGCTCTTTGTAAAGAAAACAATCAAAAGGCTCAATTCGAAGTTTACAATCGTTACTGTAAAGCTATGTATAACGTGGCTTACCGTATTGTGAAGGACGAACATTTTGCACAAGACGTCATGCAAGAAGGCTTTTTGAAAGCGTTTACAAAAATCAATGACTACAAGCAGGAAGTCGCTTTTGGAGCGTGGCTAAAAAAAATAATTATCAATTATAGTATTGATTTTTACAAAAAAAATAACGCGTTTCAAGTCGAGGATTTGAGTAAAACACTTTATAAAATAGAAGAAAATGACAGTTTCTTTTCTGAAAATATAGATCTGAATTCACTTAAAGTGAAACAGGTTTTGGATACCATTTTATCATTAAAAGATAATTATCGAATGGTTTTGACGCTATTTTATATTGAAGGTTATGATCAGGAAGAGATTTGCGAAATTTTGAATATTAGTTATGCCAATTGTAGAACAACTTTAAGCAGAGCTAAAGAAAGTCTACGAAAAAAATTAGAGGAAATATGA
- a CDS encoding anti-sigma factor, translated as MKKENDNLDQLFNKFEDQWDIQEMNSDHQVDFLNKLNKKQSKRKYWFVTAVAASIVLMLGISVFYKNDKPKEFKFASNETKRTDSIFSILIDNELVKLKEKNSPENEQIINDALKQMKVFDADYAKIIKELQKNGENKQIIYAMISNLQTRISFLQTVLKRIEENENLKNTSDEKTL; from the coding sequence ATGAAAAAGGAAAATGACAATTTAGACCAATTATTTAACAAATTTGAAGATCAATGGGATATTCAGGAAATGAATTCTGACCATCAGGTTGATTTCTTAAACAAATTAAATAAAAAGCAATCCAAAAGGAAATATTGGTTTGTAACAGCTGTTGCTGCTTCAATTGTATTGATGTTAGGAATATCTGTTTTTTATAAAAATGACAAACCAAAAGAATTCAAGTTTGCATCTAATGAAACCAAACGTACTGATTCTATTTTCAGCATTTTAATCGATAATGAACTTGTAAAACTAAAAGAGAAAAATTCGCCTGAAAACGAACAAATTATTAATGATGCGCTAAAGCAAATGAAAGTTTTTGATGCCGATTATGCAAAAATCATAAAAGAGCTTCAGAAAAATGGCGAGAACAAACAAATTATTTACGCCATGATTAGCAATCTGCAAACGCGAATCTCTTTTTTACAAACTGTTTTAAAACGAATTGAAGAAAACGAAAATCTAAAAAACACATCTGATGAAAAAACATTATAA